A stretch of the Bacillus anthracis str. Vollum genome encodes the following:
- the gpG gene encoding phage tail assembly chaperone G — MQENQKAESFKLVLNLSSGKKIFFLPHFIPATDAFIASEWTEKLSADRVHFDLLKEATQFVVKVFGNRFTVEEFLEGVHAWFLTSTIYSICLAIVGSIAEAVAIINAIDSKANSAKKRDRETERTVQSNRNDVRDI; from the coding sequence ATGCAAGAAAATCAAAAAGCAGAGTCATTTAAATTAGTTTTAAACTTATCTTCTGGTAAAAAAATATTCTTTTTACCTCATTTTATTCCAGCTACTGATGCTTTTATAGCTTCGGAATGGACAGAAAAATTGAGTGCTGATAGGGTGCATTTTGACTTGTTAAAAGAAGCGACTCAATTTGTTGTTAAGGTTTTTGGTAACCGATTCACTGTAGAAGAGTTCTTAGAAGGAGTACATGCCTGGTTTCTGACATCCACGATCTATTCTATTTGTTTAGCGATTGTAGGTAGCATTGCTGAAGCTGTAGCAATTATTAATGCAATTGATTCGAAGGCAAATTCAGCAAAAAAAAGAGACAGAGAAACAGAAAGAACCGTTCAATCCAACAGAAATGATGTTAGGGATATATAG
- a CDS encoding major tail protein: protein MAIAVDFRDLHYAILTETPDGKFTYAAPKKIGDAVSGKASPKNESVTFYAEGGPLATASAFGGVEIELETADISLSTYAELLGKKLIKCQVIDNVNDVAPYVALLYRLPKDNGKNRFYCYYKTKFEIPEDEHKTAEDKPTFQSAKIKCKAIQRSDGNWRHRLDEEETGYDATVAANWFKTVPAPPTETAPSLSK, encoded by the coding sequence ATGGCAATTGCAGTCGATTTTAGAGATTTACATTATGCGATTTTGACAGAAACACCAGATGGCAAGTTTACGTATGCAGCACCTAAGAAAATTGGAGATGCAGTAAGTGGTAAGGCTTCGCCTAAAAATGAATCCGTAACGTTCTATGCAGAAGGAGGTCCACTAGCAACAGCAAGTGCCTTTGGCGGTGTAGAAATTGAACTAGAAACAGCGGATATTTCATTATCTACGTACGCTGAACTATTAGGGAAAAAACTAATTAAATGCCAGGTAATTGATAATGTTAATGATGTTGCTCCATATGTAGCGTTATTATACCGTTTACCAAAAGACAATGGGAAAAACCGTTTTTATTGCTACTACAAAACGAAATTTGAAATTCCTGAAGATGAGCACAAGACAGCTGAAGATAAACCAACTTTCCAATCGGCTAAAATTAAATGCAAAGCAATCCAACGTTCAGATGGAAACTGGAGACATCGTTTAGATGAAGAAGAAACAGGATATGATGCAACCGTTGCAGCGAACTGGTTTAAAACAGTTCCAGCACCACCAACAGAAACAGCGCCGTCACTTAGCAAATAA
- a CDS encoding HK97-gp10 family putative phage morphogenesis protein, translating into MAEVTTFGIQEAIQRFEALGRSVKTIENSALKKGAGVVRDALEAESPVSAYPKPPSPKESWRTGKHAKDEVLVGKIKTRNGVKSISVGWEKDDNSPHFYMKFQNWGTSKMPHPPHKGFIEKTVTHTEVKAVHEMRNVFAAALHIV; encoded by the coding sequence ATGGCAGAAGTAACGACCTTTGGAATACAAGAAGCAATTCAGCGTTTTGAAGCTTTAGGGAGAAGTGTAAAAACAATTGAAAACTCAGCATTAAAGAAAGGTGCTGGGGTAGTAAGGGATGCTTTAGAGGCAGAAAGTCCAGTAAGTGCATATCCGAAACCACCTTCACCAAAAGAATCATGGAGAACAGGTAAACATGCAAAGGATGAGGTGCTTGTCGGAAAAATAAAAACCCGAAATGGAGTCAAATCAATTAGTGTGGGGTGGGAAAAAGATGATAATTCCCCACACTTTTATATGAAATTCCAAAACTGGGGAACCAGTAAAATGCCCCATCCACCACATAAAGGGTTTATAGAAAAGACAGTAACCCACACGGAAGTAAAGGCAGTTCATGAGATGCGAAATGTCTTTGCAGCGGCACTGCATATCGTATGA
- a CDS encoding phage head closure protein, with translation MNPSKLNKRITIQQEITNKKDEEGNPIPSEWEDVVTVWARAKTPFGKGFNYEIFAGNTENAVRTVNFFMRFRRGIDSKMRVLYDDRLFEIKAVVDVDEQHKETCLVCEERSIWQK, from the coding sequence ATGAATCCAAGTAAATTAAATAAACGAATAACAATTCAACAAGAAATTACAAATAAAAAAGATGAAGAAGGGAATCCAATTCCGTCCGAATGGGAAGATGTTGTCACTGTTTGGGCAAGAGCAAAAACACCATTTGGAAAGGGATTTAATTATGAAATATTCGCTGGAAATACCGAGAATGCGGTACGTACAGTGAATTTTTTTATGCGATTTCGTAGGGGAATTGATTCGAAAATGCGAGTCTTGTATGATGATCGACTCTTTGAAATAAAAGCTGTTGTAGATGTTGATGAGCAACATAAAGAAACATGCTTGGTGTGTGAGGAGCGATCTATATGGCAGAAGTAA
- a CDS encoding head-tail connector protein, with the protein MLELIKGKLKIDGNEEDTVIQLLIDGAKEALLGSGVPESEKALYKIAVITHVLLNYENQDKSLNVPALKQSLEITILQLRDYNNGDNHESK; encoded by the coding sequence ATGCTGGAGCTTATAAAAGGGAAATTAAAAATTGATGGGAATGAAGAGGATACAGTTATTCAACTTCTAATTGATGGAGCAAAAGAAGCTTTATTAGGATCTGGTGTTCCTGAAAGTGAAAAGGCGCTTTACAAAATAGCAGTAATTACACATGTCTTATTAAACTATGAAAATCAAGATAAGTCATTAAATGTCCCTGCATTAAAACAGTCATTGGAAATTACCATATTGCAATTAAGGGACTATAATAACGGTGATAATCATGAATCCAAGTAA
- a CDS encoding fibronectin type III domain-containing protein, which yields MSWSPVVYDGGIREYQILRNGKQVGTSVATTYKDTGLTGDTTYSYQVKAVGNNGLSSILSVELSTKTSASGS from the coding sequence ATTAGTTGGTCTCCTGTTGTGTATGATGGGGGCATTAGAGAATATCAAATATTACGTAATGGCAAACAAGTAGGAACGTCAGTAGCAACAACATATAAAGATACAGGATTAACAGGTGATACAACATATTCTTATCAAGTGAAAGCTGTTGGGAATAACGGATTAAGTTCAATATTAAGCGTTGAATTATCAACGAAAACAAGCGCTTCAGGATCGTAG
- a CDS encoding phage major capsid protein gives MKMKNKFRLSLGNFQYFSKNTLFELKQNLSTIGQQLQKVENELSQKAIDPSATMESLQTLQQSKKDLQMRFNVIKEQHDTMEAEQKAQFQTQTGLQSIEDPKQKVIAAKAELVRATIRGGTLSQEARAALGDKNSTGGEKILPSTMTNELLHEPFVKNPLREVSTFTSVTNLEIPKVTFTLDDDDFIADTDTAKELKAEGDVVIFGRHKFKVFVPISETILASTDTNLVQVVDQALESGLAAKEKKVAFTTTPKAGEESMSFYKAGIKSVKGATLYKAIKSAVADLHEDFRANATIEMRYADYLEIIETLANGSATLYNAQPEQVLGKPVKFCDSAVNPIVGDFRYSHFNYDPNMIYDRDKDVKTGIELFVLTAWVDHKIKLKSAFRIAEVQTTP, from the coding sequence ATGAAAATGAAAAATAAATTTCGATTATCTCTTGGTAACTTTCAATACTTTTCAAAAAATACATTATTTGAATTAAAACAAAATTTATCTACTATTGGTCAACAGCTCCAAAAAGTAGAGAATGAACTTTCTCAGAAGGCAATTGATCCATCCGCAACCATGGAAAGTCTACAAACGTTACAACAATCCAAGAAAGATCTTCAAATGCGCTTCAATGTAATTAAAGAACAACATGACACGATGGAAGCTGAACAAAAAGCGCAATTTCAAACTCAAACTGGTTTACAATCTATTGAAGATCCAAAGCAAAAGGTAATTGCAGCGAAAGCAGAGTTAGTTCGCGCTACAATTCGCGGTGGTACTTTATCACAAGAAGCACGAGCAGCTCTTGGTGATAAGAACTCAACAGGTGGAGAAAAAATTCTCCCAAGCACAATGACGAATGAATTATTACATGAACCATTCGTTAAAAATCCATTAAGGGAAGTATCTACATTTACAAGTGTAACGAATCTTGAAATTCCTAAAGTTACATTTACATTAGATGATGATGATTTTATTGCTGATACAGATACAGCGAAGGAACTAAAAGCAGAAGGTGATGTTGTAATATTCGGACGTCATAAATTCAAGGTTTTTGTACCTATCTCAGAAACTATTTTAGCGTCAACAGATACAAACTTAGTACAAGTTGTAGATCAGGCGTTAGAAAGTGGTTTAGCAGCAAAAGAAAAGAAAGTGGCATTTACAACAACCCCTAAAGCTGGAGAAGAATCCATGTCATTCTATAAAGCTGGCATTAAAAGTGTTAAAGGTGCTACTTTGTATAAAGCTATTAAGTCGGCAGTTGCAGATTTACATGAAGATTTCCGTGCAAATGCAACTATTGAAATGCGTTACGCGGATTATTTAGAAATAATTGAAACACTGGCTAATGGTAGTGCTACTTTATATAATGCTCAACCAGAACAAGTTTTAGGGAAACCAGTTAAGTTCTGTGATTCAGCAGTGAACCCTATTGTGGGTGATTTCAGGTATTCTCACTTCAACTACGATCCAAATATGATTTATGATCGTGACAAAGATGTGAAAACAGGCATTGAATTATTTGTTTTAACAGCTTGGGTTGATCATAAAATTAAACTGAAATCAGCATTCCGTATCGCTGAAGTACAGACTACACCCTAA
- a CDS encoding head maturation protease, ClpP-related, producing the protein MGKNKQNKFFQMKASANGKTADVFIYGEITKYAWEEYGEVSSITFKNELDELGDDIKTINLYINSPGGSVFETMAIIAMLQRHHAKIISYIDGIGASCASVLPMISDKIIMYANSMMMIHNAWTYASGNADQLRKAADDIERINQSMVQHYLTRAGDKLDEDTLKQLLDAETWLSAEEAMGYGLCDEIIPANNATACLDEKWMKEYKNIPQQLVNAQANISSNEMLERQKIAEEAKANADYIKTILGRIHS; encoded by the coding sequence GTGGGAAAGAACAAACAGAATAAGTTTTTTCAAATGAAAGCATCCGCCAACGGTAAAACGGCTGATGTTTTTATTTATGGAGAAATTACAAAGTATGCATGGGAAGAGTATGGAGAAGTATCTTCTATTACGTTCAAAAATGAACTTGATGAACTAGGTGACGATATTAAAACGATTAACCTTTACATCAATAGTCCAGGTGGATCTGTCTTTGAAACGATGGCTATTATTGCAATGTTACAAAGGCATCATGCGAAGATTATCTCTTATATTGATGGAATAGGCGCTTCATGTGCGTCAGTATTACCAATGATTTCAGACAAAATTATTATGTATGCTAATTCAATGATGATGATTCACAATGCATGGACATATGCATCAGGAAATGCCGATCAGCTACGTAAAGCAGCGGATGATATTGAACGTATTAACCAATCGATGGTACAACACTATCTAACCCGTGCTGGTGACAAGTTAGATGAAGATACATTAAAACAATTACTAGATGCAGAGACATGGTTATCAGCTGAAGAAGCAATGGGGTATGGACTTTGTGATGAAATTATTCCAGCAAATAATGCAACAGCATGTCTAGATGAAAAGTGGATGAAGGAATATAAAAATATTCCACAACAATTAGTTAATGCACAAGCTAACATATCATCAAACGAAATGTTAGAACGACAAAAAATTGCCGAAGAAGCGAAAGCTAACGCGGACTATATAAAAACAATTTTAGGACGAATTCATTCATGA
- a CDS encoding phage portal protein, with protein sequence MKLINRFKGAIKGASLGWKGAGYNFTSWFGRKFWGIDNAKLATNETIFSVISRLSNTVASLPLKLYKDYDTVFNQVSDVVMNEPNPNMTGFEWINKIEVSRNETGNGYAAIIRDIRFQVESLIPIESAYVTPFLNTDDNNLWYEVRGIEGTYYIHNMNMFHVKHITGISRWKGICPIDVLRNTLEYDKAVQEFSLSEMQKKDSFILDYATQVDNDKRQKIIDDFRRFYQENGGILFREPGVNIEEMERKYFASDTLASERITRSRVANVFNVPVSFFNDTEGQSYSSNEQLMIQFVQMTLTPIARQYEQEMNRKLLNKAERQAGYYFKFNMSGLLRGDTAARTQFYQMMLRSGGLTPDEVRELEDKPPKGGSASQLWISGDLYPIDMDPSQRKGVKSSGKEQTE encoded by the coding sequence TTGAAGCTGATTAATCGTTTTAAGGGAGCCATTAAAGGAGCTTCATTGGGATGGAAAGGTGCTGGGTATAACTTCACTTCTTGGTTTGGAAGGAAGTTTTGGGGGATTGATAATGCAAAGTTAGCTACAAATGAGACGATTTTCAGTGTGATTAGTAGATTATCTAATACGGTAGCATCTTTGCCATTAAAGCTTTATAAAGATTATGACACGGTTTTTAACCAAGTGTCTGATGTTGTGATGAATGAACCTAATCCAAACATGACCGGATTTGAATGGATAAATAAAATTGAAGTTTCAAGAAATGAGACTGGGAATGGCTATGCAGCTATCATCCGTGACATTCGATTTCAAGTGGAATCATTAATCCCTATTGAATCCGCTTATGTAACGCCTTTTTTAAACACGGATGATAATAATTTGTGGTATGAGGTACGTGGGATTGAAGGTACATATTACATCCACAATATGAACATGTTTCATGTCAAGCACATCACAGGTATTTCAAGATGGAAAGGTATTTGTCCAATTGATGTTTTGAGAAATACTCTTGAATATGATAAGGCAGTACAAGAATTTAGTTTGTCAGAAATGCAGAAGAAAGATAGTTTTATTTTGGATTATGCAACACAGGTAGATAATGATAAGAGACAAAAAATCATTGATGATTTTAGAAGATTTTATCAAGAGAACGGTGGTATTTTATTCAGGGAACCAGGTGTGAATATAGAAGAAATGGAGCGGAAATACTTCGCTTCAGATACGTTAGCATCAGAACGAATTACTCGTTCGCGAGTTGCTAACGTTTTTAATGTTCCTGTTTCTTTTTTTAATGATACGGAAGGTCAGAGTTATAGTAGCAATGAGCAACTAATGATTCAGTTTGTTCAAATGACTTTAACTCCTATTGCTCGGCAGTATGAACAAGAAATGAACCGAAAATTGCTAAATAAAGCTGAGAGACAAGCTGGATATTATTTTAAATTTAATATGAGTGGTTTACTACGTGGCGATACAGCAGCAAGAACACAGTTTTATCAAATGATGCTTCGAAGTGGCGGACTAACACCAGATGAGGTGCGTGAATTAGAAGATAAACCACCAAAGGGAGGTTCAGCATCTCAATTGTGGATTTCTGGTGATTTATACCCAATTGATATGGACCCATCTCAACGAAAGGGGGTGAAAAGTAGTGGGAAAGAACAAACAGAATAA
- a CDS encoding terminase large subunit, with protein MITTTSKPSEIAKWYKNWRNEQIQHFNILIDPSPELRTTWYAGQVVKGNIIASKKNILSCQRHLNDLKRQGTEEFPWIFDEEKAHRPIRYIEKFCRPSKGDYKRLVLQPWQHFVIGSLYGWIHKDTGYRRFREGLIFIGRKNGKTTMISGLSNYAVAKDNEPGARVYVLANTKQQAGELFDESRAMVQKSPLLRKHLRENQKGIFHDKTHSKIEPRASDSKKLDGLNTHLGIFDEIHEFKNFKLINVIKKSRGARKQPMIVYITTAGYQLEGPLVQYYEIATDVLEGVIDQDRKFYFMAEMDSVDEIENPELWIKANPNMGVSLDLPSLIDDWNTDKHTDAEKNDWITKQFNIFVDNDEMSFVGIEILKRNEEVIDIKGLAGKECVAGYDLSATEDFTSACLEFPLDDGNVFVLSHSWVPQAKVDRDNENISFKEFKEKGWLTIIPGEYVKYEYVYDWFVEQSEHYFIKKITYDPANAYRLNEDLKAYGFKTEPVRQGHLTLSPALKDVKELLLDGKIISNKNRLFRWYMNNVKLVEDRNGNFLPSKQSKYRKIDGFAAFLNAHTEVIPMLSQLQGDGNIEFISVNDLFK; from the coding sequence ATGATTACGACAACTTCTAAGCCATCTGAAATAGCTAAGTGGTATAAAAATTGGCGAAATGAACAGATACAGCATTTTAATATTTTGATCGATCCATCTCCTGAACTAAGAACAACATGGTATGCTGGACAAGTTGTGAAAGGAAACATAATAGCTAGTAAGAAAAACATCTTGTCTTGTCAACGTCATCTAAATGATTTAAAGAGACAGGGGACTGAGGAGTTTCCTTGGATATTTGATGAAGAAAAGGCTCATAGACCAATACGATATATCGAAAAATTTTGTCGTCCATCAAAAGGTGACTATAAAAGGTTAGTTCTTCAACCGTGGCAACACTTTGTTATAGGTTCTTTATATGGATGGATTCATAAGGATACTGGTTATAGGCGCTTTCGTGAGGGCCTTATTTTTATTGGACGTAAAAATGGGAAAACGACAATGATTTCTGGTTTGTCTAATTATGCTGTTGCTAAAGATAATGAGCCAGGTGCTCGTGTTTATGTTTTGGCAAATACAAAACAACAAGCTGGAGAATTGTTTGATGAAAGTCGTGCAATGGTTCAAAAATCCCCCCTTCTTCGGAAGCATTTACGTGAAAATCAGAAAGGCATTTTCCATGATAAAACGCATTCTAAAATTGAACCTCGTGCATCTGACAGTAAGAAGCTAGACGGATTAAATACACATCTTGGTATTTTTGATGAAATACATGAATTTAAGAATTTTAAGCTAATCAATGTTATTAAAAAATCACGTGGTGCACGTAAACAACCAATGATTGTTTATATCACTACAGCAGGATATCAGCTTGAAGGACCGCTTGTTCAATACTATGAAATTGCAACGGATGTTTTGGAAGGAGTTATCGACCAAGATAGAAAGTTTTATTTCATGGCTGAAATGGATAGTGTAGATGAAATTGAGAATCCTGAACTATGGATTAAAGCAAACCCTAATATGGGAGTTTCGCTAGACCTTCCATCGCTTATTGATGATTGGAATACAGACAAGCATACAGATGCTGAAAAAAATGACTGGATTACAAAGCAATTTAACATCTTTGTTGATAATGATGAAATGTCCTTTGTTGGTATTGAGATATTAAAAAGGAATGAAGAAGTTATTGATATAAAGGGATTAGCTGGTAAAGAATGTGTTGCAGGTTATGATTTATCTGCAACAGAAGATTTTACAAGTGCTTGTTTAGAGTTTCCTTTAGATGATGGAAATGTTTTTGTATTATCTCATAGTTGGGTTCCGCAGGCTAAAGTTGATCGTGATAACGAAAATATTAGCTTTAAAGAGTTTAAAGAAAAAGGTTGGCTCACCATTATCCCTGGTGAGTATGTGAAATATGAGTATGTGTATGATTGGTTTGTTGAGCAATCTGAACACTATTTCATAAAGAAAATTACTTATGATCCAGCAAATGCTTATCGTTTAAATGAAGATTTGAAAGCGTATGGATTTAAAACTGAACCAGTTCGACAAGGTCATTTAACTTTAAGCCCAGCATTAAAGGATGTAAAAGAATTGTTGTTGGATGGAAAAATAATTAGTAATAAAAACCGTCTTTTCCGTTGGTATATGAACAATGTAAAGCTTGTGGAAGACAGGAACGGGAACTTTTTACCATCTAAACAGAGTAAATATCGAAAAATTGATGGCTTTGCAGCGTTTTTAAATGCTCACACAGAAGTAATCCCTATGTTATCTCAATTACAAGGTGATGGAAATATTGAATTTATATCAGTTAACGATCTTTTTAAATAG
- a CDS encoding phage terminase small subunit P27 family, whose product MDKGLNERKPPTHLKKVGKDTWIRIWSVLEGEGKADINDPIVVEAIAFSYQMFREMAANVKKEGLTMEYTNKAGATNLTKHTLIPEIPKYLQQIRQYLGELGLTGASRKKLQEELTGDSDDDYDNF is encoded by the coding sequence GTGGATAAAGGATTGAATGAAAGGAAACCGCCTACTCATTTAAAGAAGGTAGGAAAAGACACTTGGATTCGTATTTGGTCTGTTTTAGAAGGAGAAGGTAAGGCTGATATCAATGATCCAATTGTAGTTGAAGCGATTGCTTTCAGTTATCAAATGTTTAGGGAAATGGCAGCCAATGTTAAAAAAGAAGGCCTGACAATGGAGTATACAAATAAAGCAGGCGCTACAAATCTAACTAAGCATACTTTAATTCCAGAGATACCTAAGTATTTACAGCAGATTCGTCAATATTTAGGGGAGCTAGGGTTGACTGGGGCAAGCCGGAAAAAGCTTCAGGAAGAGTTAACTGGAGATTCTGATGATGATTACGACAACTTCTAA
- a CDS encoding HNH endonuclease — protein MSKYKTKQQRKFYDKYNRDKEAKKFYDSTAWRRCRELALIRDNYRCQECMKHDPLIPVPADMVHHIKERSEYPELALTLDNLISLCNACHNKEHPEKGGGKKKDKRKIQFVKVKANKEFI, from the coding sequence ATGAGTAAATACAAAACAAAACAACAACGAAAGTTCTATGATAAATACAATCGGGATAAAGAAGCGAAGAAGTTCTATGACAGCACAGCTTGGCGAAGGTGTAGAGAGTTAGCGCTGATACGAGATAACTATCGTTGCCAAGAGTGCATGAAGCATGATCCATTGATACCAGTACCAGCTGATATGGTCCATCATATCAAAGAAAGAAGTGAATATCCTGAACTTGCATTAACATTAGATAACTTAATTAGTTTATGTAATGCATGTCATAACAAAGAACATCCTGAAAAGGGTGGAGGGAAAAAGAAAGATAAAAGAAAGATTCAGTTCGTAAAAGTAAAAGCGAACAAAGAATTTATATAG